A window of the Deferrivibrio essentukiensis genome harbors these coding sequences:
- a CDS encoding AI-2E family transporter, translated as MRTVKIEVSLKQIFLLVFLFLLFVVVNKLKDIVTTFAISILLAYLFDPLIDYLEKKRMGRTFAIVAVFLIFSLILAMVVIFVLPILYSELLTIINNFPKYFQIFSAKIETYAKNINPEFDINMLKDFVLGKFDVLSKFLFSFTKNFTSSVYTFVQSFFNFMIIPILVFYFLKDFDLIKDKFFKIANKNFGNLNIENSFYEFNEIISRYFRGQLFVVTFLGISYSALLVIVGVDGGLLIGVISGILSFIPYFGFLFGFVSSIVMSYLQFGDFFHPLYIIIGFTVIQFIESNIVTPKFVGESLGLHPTAVIFALMVGGYLLGLGGMIFSLPVAAFLKIYLKRKFV; from the coding sequence ATGCGGACAGTTAAAATTGAAGTCAGTCTAAAACAGATTTTTTTGCTGGTGTTCCTTTTCTTGTTATTTGTTGTTGTCAATAAATTAAAAGATATAGTAACCACTTTTGCCATATCAATACTACTTGCTTATTTATTTGACCCGTTAATTGATTATTTGGAAAAAAAGAGGATGGGGCGTACTTTTGCAATTGTAGCTGTGTTTTTAATATTTTCATTAATTCTTGCTATGGTTGTTATATTTGTATTGCCTATTTTGTATTCTGAGCTTCTGACAATAATTAATAATTTTCCGAAATATTTTCAGATTTTTTCCGCAAAGATTGAAACCTACGCTAAAAATATAAACCCTGAATTTGATATAAATATGCTTAAAGATTTTGTTTTAGGAAAGTTTGATGTACTGTCAAAGTTTTTATTCTCCTTTACAAAGAATTTTACGTCCTCGGTTTATACGTTTGTTCAGTCTTTTTTTAATTTTATGATTATACCTATATTGGTTTTTTATTTTTTGAAAGATTTTGATTTGATAAAAGATAAATTTTTTAAAATCGCCAACAAAAATTTTGGAAACTTGAATATAGAGAATTCATTTTATGAGTTTAATGAAATTATCAGCAGGTATTTTAGAGGTCAGCTGTTTGTAGTCACTTTTCTCGGGATAAGTTACTCAGCTTTGCTGGTAATTGTGGGGGTAGATGGCGGACTTTTGATAGGAGTAATATCGGGGATACTAAGCTTTATCCCTTATTTCGGGTTTTTGTTTGGTTTTGTTTCTTCAATTGTAATGTCTTATTTGCAATTTGGTGATTTCTTTCACCCTCTGTATATCATAATAGGTTTTACCGTGATTCAATTTATAGAAAGTAATATTGTTACGCCTAAATTTGTTGGTGAATCTTTGGGACTTCATCCTACTGCTGTGATATTTGCTTTGATGGTGGGGGGCTATCTTTTGGGGCTTGGCGGGATGATTTTTTCTTTACCGGTAGCAGCATTCCTCAAAATTTATCTTAAAAGAAAATTTGTGTAA
- the acnA gene encoding aconitate hydratase AcnA, whose translation MEKEKFIKYFEHENKKYQYFDISELSPEVKNLPFSIRVLLENILRKYDGKIVKDEHINEILEYKGKYDKPFEIPFYPARVLMQDFTGVPCVVDLAMLRDAVNEKGLDASMINPQVPVELICDHSVQIDYYGASDALNKNVALEYSRNSERYKLLKWAQKSFENFKVVPPNSGICHQVNLEYLGRVAMTDEVGGSDLVFPDTVVGTDSHTPMINGIGVLGWGVGGIEAEAVALGQPYFMALPEVIGVRLYGELKEGVTATDLILTITEMLRKYKVVGKFVEFFGQGVLNLPIPDRATISNMTPECGSTVNFFPVDSHVVDFLGRTNRKNYATLTEKFYKLSGMFFKGDENPKYTDLLELDLSKVEPCLAGPSRPQDKIFLKDIKVKFDEIIENKYSQTEIVLNDERVTLKDGSVVIAAITSCTNTSNPSVMIGAGLVARKAVEKGLKVKPYVKTSLAPGSKVVTDYLKKSNLLPYLEALGFHVAAYGCTTCIGNSGPLNPVIEKAIVDNKLNVASVLSGNRNFEARVHNRVRSNFLASPMLVVAFAIAGKVNIDMDKEPLGYNPNGEPVYLKDIWPSQEEIAEYVQNSIDPEFYKKEYSVIFDGDKFWQSLDAEKSKVYSWDENSTYIKKPPFVDDFDKVKDNGDINDAYALLVLGDSVTTDHISPAGSIPKDYPAGRYLLEHGVKVEDFNSYGSRRGNHEVMMRGTFANVRIKNRLVAPKEGGFTVKFPEKEEGYVFDIAMQYLKEGRNLIVLGKKEYGSGSSRDWAAKGTVLLGVKAVIAESFERIHKSNLVGMGVLPLQFREGQSYESLGISGNEKFSILGLGDLKPGQILKVIAEKEDGAKIEFEALSRLDTEIEVEYYKSGGILPYVLKKFVG comes from the coding sequence ATGGAAAAAGAAAAATTTATCAAATATTTTGAACATGAAAATAAAAAATATCAATATTTTGACATTTCAGAGTTATCGCCGGAGGTTAAAAATCTACCCTTTTCAATAAGGGTACTTCTTGAAAATATTTTAAGAAAGTATGACGGTAAAATAGTCAAAGATGAACATATTAATGAAATATTAGAGTATAAAGGGAAATATGACAAGCCATTTGAAATACCTTTTTATCCGGCAAGAGTGTTAATGCAGGATTTTACCGGCGTACCCTGTGTGGTTGACCTTGCAATGCTTAGAGATGCAGTTAATGAAAAAGGGCTGGATGCCTCCATGATTAATCCTCAGGTGCCAGTGGAGCTTATATGTGATCACTCTGTTCAGATAGATTATTATGGTGCTTCTGATGCGCTTAATAAAAATGTTGCCCTTGAATACAGCCGAAATAGTGAAAGATACAAATTATTAAAATGGGCGCAGAAAAGTTTTGAAAATTTCAAAGTAGTTCCGCCAAATTCAGGAATTTGCCATCAGGTAAATCTTGAGTATCTTGGCAGAGTAGCTATGACAGATGAGGTAGGTGGCTCAGACTTAGTTTTCCCCGATACTGTTGTAGGGACAGATTCTCACACACCTATGATAAATGGTATAGGTGTACTTGGTTGGGGGGTTGGTGGTATTGAAGCTGAAGCTGTTGCACTGGGGCAGCCTTATTTTATGGCACTTCCAGAAGTAATAGGTGTGAGACTCTATGGAGAATTGAAAGAAGGGGTAACAGCTACCGATTTAATTTTAACAATTACGGAGATGTTAAGAAAATATAAAGTAGTAGGTAAATTTGTCGAATTCTTTGGGCAGGGTGTTTTGAATCTTCCTATTCCGGACAGGGCTACCATTTCCAATATGACTCCTGAATGCGGGTCTACTGTCAATTTCTTTCCTGTAGACAGTCATGTTGTTGATTTTCTGGGAAGGACAAATAGGAAGAATTATGCGACACTTACTGAAAAGTTTTACAAGCTCAGCGGTATGTTTTTCAAGGGGGATGAGAATCCAAAATATACCGATTTATTAGAGCTTGACTTGTCAAAGGTGGAGCCTTGCCTTGCAGGACCTTCAAGACCTCAGGATAAAATTTTCCTTAAAGATATCAAGGTGAAATTTGATGAAATAATTGAAAATAAATATAGCCAAACCGAAATTGTACTAAATGATGAAAGGGTTACCTTAAAAGATGGCAGTGTTGTGATAGCTGCAATCACCTCATGTACAAATACTTCAAACCCTTCTGTAATGATTGGTGCAGGACTTGTTGCTAGGAAAGCCGTAGAAAAAGGGTTAAAGGTTAAACCATATGTAAAAACCTCCCTTGCTCCAGGTTCCAAAGTAGTTACAGATTATCTAAAAAAGTCAAACCTTTTGCCATACTTGGAAGCACTTGGTTTTCATGTTGCAGCCTATGGATGTACCACTTGTATAGGCAACAGCGGTCCACTTAACCCTGTAATTGAAAAGGCAATAGTTGATAACAAGTTAAATGTTGCTTCCGTATTGTCAGGCAACAGAAATTTTGAAGCAAGGGTACATAACAGGGTCAGGTCAAATTTTCTTGCATCCCCTATGCTTGTGGTTGCTTTTGCCATTGCGGGAAAAGTAAATATTGATATGGATAAAGAGCCACTTGGATATAACCCTAACGGTGAGCCGGTATATCTAAAAGATATATGGCCAAGCCAGGAAGAGATAGCAGAATATGTTCAGAACAGTATAGACCCGGAATTTTACAAAAAAGAGTATAGCGTAATTTTTGATGGCGATAAATTCTGGCAGAGTCTTGATGCTGAAAAGAGTAAAGTATATAGCTGGGATGAAAATTCTACTTACATCAAAAAACCACCTTTTGTGGATGATTTTGATAAAGTAAAAGATAATGGTGATATAAATGATGCTTATGCGCTTCTTGTTTTGGGGGACAGTGTAACTACTGACCATATTTCCCCGGCAGGCTCTATTCCAAAAGATTACCCTGCAGGGAGATATCTTCTTGAGCATGGAGTAAAGGTTGAGGATTTCAATTCTTACGGTTCAAGAAGGGGGAATCATGAGGTTATGATGAGGGGTACATTTGCAAATGTCAGAATAAAAAATAGATTGGTTGCGCCAAAAGAGGGTGGATTTACCGTTAAATTTCCTGAAAAAGAAGAAGGATATGTTTTTGATATTGCTATGCAATATTTAAAGGAAGGAAGAAACCTCATTGTCCTTGGCAAAAAAGAATATGGGAGTGGCTCATCAAGGGATTGGGCGGCAAAAGGGACAGTGCTTCTTGGTGTAAAGGCTGTAATAGCAGAGAGTTTTGAGAGGATTCATAAGAGCAATCTTGTAGGAATGGGTGTCTTGCCGCTGCAGTTTAGGGAAGGTCAGTCTTATGAAAGTCTTGGAATAAGCGGAAATGAAAAATTTTCGATTTTAGGGCTTGGTGATTTAAAGCCCGGGCAAATTTTAAAAGTTATAGCCGAAAAAGAGGATGGTGCAAAGATAGAATTTGAAGCCCTTTCAAGACTTGATACTGAAATAGAGGTAGAGTACTATAAATCTGGTGGAATATTACCTTATGTGCTAAAGAAATTTGTGGGGTAA
- a CDS encoding DNA-methyltransferase codes for MIKPYFKSKDKAFILLHGDVFELLPQFDFKFDMVFADPPYFLSNDGLTIKNGKITSVNKGEWDKSKGFKFVNDFNRRWLELIRDKMKEDATIWISGTIHNVFSIGQILTELDFKILNVITWQKTNPPPNFSCRYFTHSTEQIIWARKNAKVPHYFNYELMKELNNGKQMTDVWRLPAIAKWEKTCGKHPTQKPLSVLTRIILASTKQDAWILDPFTGSSTTGIAANILNRKFLGIDIEEEYLEISKNRKIEIENETILNEYRKKLQGFKNENQLESCLLREPIEEYDLDLPL; via the coding sequence ATGATTAAACCATATTTCAAATCAAAAGACAAAGCATTTATTTTACTACACGGTGATGTGTTTGAACTTTTACCGCAATTTGACTTTAAATTTGATATGGTTTTTGCCGACCCACCTTATTTTTTGTCTAATGATGGGCTGACTATAAAAAACGGGAAAATAACGAGTGTTAATAAAGGGGAATGGGATAAATCAAAGGGTTTTAAATTCGTTAATGATTTTAATCGAAGGTGGCTAGAGCTTATTCGAGATAAAATGAAAGAGGACGCTACTATCTGGATAAGTGGCACTATTCATAATGTTTTTAGTATTGGGCAAATTTTAACTGAGCTTGATTTTAAAATATTAAATGTAATTACTTGGCAAAAAACAAATCCGCCTCCAAATTTTTCATGTCGTTATTTTACTCACTCAACAGAGCAGATAATTTGGGCAAGAAAAAATGCAAAAGTGCCGCATTATTTCAATTATGAATTAATGAAAGAATTAAATAACGGAAAGCAAATGACAGATGTATGGAGATTACCTGCTATTGCAAAGTGGGAAAAAACTTGTGGCAAACACCCAACACAAAAACCATTATCTGTATTAACACGAATAATTCTTGCTTCAACCAAACAAGATGCTTGGATTTTAGATCCATTTACTGGAAGTAGTACAACAGGAATTGCTGCGAATATATTAAATAGAAAATTTTTGGGGATTGATATTGAGGAAGAATATCTTGAAATAAGTAAAAATAGAAAAATTGAAATAGAAAATGAAACAATATTGAATGAATATAGAAAAAAACTGCAAGGGTTTAAAAATGAAAATCAGCTGGAAAGTTGCTTGCTAAGAGAGCCTATTGAAGAATATGATTTAGATTTACCTTTATAA
- a CDS encoding EscU/YscU/HrcU family type III secretion system export apparatus switch protein, with amino-acid sequence MKFTRKKATALKYDPEKNKAPVVTAKGQGYVAEEILKRAREHGIEIKEDPNLVEALSKIEIYTEIPEELYKAVALILSEVYKINEKFRRKV; translated from the coding sequence ATGAAATTTACAAGAAAAAAAGCTACGGCACTAAAATATGACCCTGAAAAAAATAAAGCTCCGGTGGTTACTGCCAAAGGTCAGGGGTATGTGGCTGAAGAGATACTAAAGCGTGCCCGTGAGCACGGAATTGAGATAAAAGAAGACCCAAATCTTGTAGAAGCACTTTCCAAAATAGAAATTTATACTGAGATACCGGAAGAGCTTTACAAGGCAGTAGCTTTGATATTGTCTGAAGTTTATAAAATCAACGAAAAATTTAGAAGAAAAGTTTGA
- the hutC gene encoding histidine utilization repressor, giving the protein MIPSYVKIKKFIVDSIQSASLKPGDRVFSENELAKKFKVSRMTANKAINELVSDGFLVRIQGKGTYVAGESRVSEILEIKNIKEEITQLGKKYSIKVYEIEDIKAASSISKIMGLKAGERVYRGIFVHLADGVPFQFEERYVNKKLVPDFIKCDFFIETPHEYLMKTIPLSEAEHIVQAVLPDKDVSQLLGISLNTPCLCLTRRTWFDDTIVTYARFISPGDRYKIGTKFKFNQHGSIVRKSVNLEAK; this is encoded by the coding sequence ATGATTCCAAGTTATGTTAAAATAAAAAAATTTATTGTTGATAGTATTCAATCTGCCAGCTTGAAACCAGGAGACAGAGTATTTTCAGAAAATGAGCTCGCAAAAAAATTTAAAGTCAGTCGGATGACTGCAAATAAAGCGATAAATGAGCTTGTGTCGGATGGTTTCTTAGTGAGAATTCAAGGGAAAGGGACTTATGTGGCAGGTGAAAGCAGAGTCTCAGAAATTTTGGAAATTAAAAATATCAAAGAGGAGATAACCCAACTTGGCAAAAAATACTCAATTAAAGTTTATGAGATAGAGGATATAAAAGCAGCCTCAAGTATCAGTAAAATAATGGGGTTAAAAGCCGGGGAAAGGGTATATCGCGGAATATTTGTACATTTGGCTGATGGTGTCCCTTTTCAGTTTGAAGAAAGGTATGTTAATAAAAAACTGGTACCTGATTTTATAAAATGTGATTTTTTTATTGAAACTCCCCACGAATATCTTATGAAAACTATACCGCTAAGTGAGGCAGAGCACATAGTGCAGGCAGTATTGCCGGATAAAGATGTTAGCCAGCTTTTAGGTATATCTTTAAATACCCCTTGTCTGTGTCTTACACGTCGAACATGGTTTGATGATACAATAGTTACATATGCAAGATTTATTTCGCCTGGAGACAGGTACAAAATAGGCACTAAGTTTAAGTTTAATCAGCATGGCTCAATTGTAAGAAAATCGGTTAATTTGGAGGCAAAATGA
- a CDS encoding peroxiredoxin-like family protein, which translates to MDLNSMLANFKQERLKEIPDEIKLIMKKATDDLVASKIEEKLPKVGSKAIDFTLKNHLGKEFKLSEAVKNRFVILTFYRGGWCPYCNLQLNYLNSRLDEFNSVNADLVAVSPELPDFADKTIDRHGLKFQVLSDVGNKVAKKYNLVFKLPDELVALYLKLGHNLSAYNGNENAEIPVPATFVINSDMRISYSFGKADYTVRAEPDEIIEAIKRETV; encoded by the coding sequence ATGGATTTGAATAGCATGTTGGCAAATTTTAAACAAGAAAGGCTTAAAGAGATTCCAGATGAAATCAAATTAATAATGAAAAAAGCGACTGATGATTTGGTGGCATCCAAAATAGAGGAAAAATTGCCAAAAGTTGGGAGTAAAGCCATAGATTTCACGCTGAAGAATCATTTGGGGAAAGAATTCAAATTGTCAGAAGCTGTAAAAAACAGATTTGTTATTTTGACTTTCTATAGAGGTGGCTGGTGTCCATATTGCAATCTGCAGCTTAATTATCTTAATAGCAGACTTGATGAATTTAATTCTGTAAATGCTGACCTTGTGGCCGTATCCCCCGAGTTGCCAGATTTTGCTGACAAAACCATTGACAGACACGGATTAAAGTTTCAGGTATTATCTGATGTAGGGAATAAAGTTGCAAAGAAGTATAATCTTGTGTTCAAACTTCCTGATGAATTGGTTGCTCTATACTTAAAACTTGGGCATAATTTAAGTGCATATAATGGAAATGAAAATGCTGAAATACCAGTGCCTGCAACTTTTGTAATAAACAGCGATATGAGAATTAGTTACAGTTTTGGTAAGGCTGACTATACAGTTAGGGCTGAGCCTGATGAAATAATTGAAGCTATAAAAAGGGAGACAGTGTAG
- a CDS encoding aspartate aminotransferase family protein, whose protein sequence is MNKIYKKYSAKFFESGQLFNEKFLNIFPGGVCHDIRFFEPFPFVIKKSKGPYIYSIEGNRLIDLWMGHYANILGHCDKNLLKQVIQAEKNGWHTGIINEYQLKLAESVKSAIPEVEKLRFCTSGTEATMYATRLARAYTEKSIVVKIKGGWHGGNSDLAYQVKPPFENRCDETVAIPFNNIDESSKILNAIKQKVACIIIEPVLGAGGGIAADEKYLKFLRKFCDENGSVLIFDETITGFRFRYGSISEVFGVSPDMITMGKIIGGGFPIGCYGGKKEIMELILTKKVITGGGTFSATVPAMVAGVTTLKQLKYLNYDELNKSGENLIGAVSEIVKNLKINALVKGYRSLFSISFFEKGFSLNDFSVGNILSNESSRLDNLFKVILINNGIYTMHGGGALSFSHIERKLEKKIADIYLKSLKEYKKFA, encoded by the coding sequence ATGAATAAAATTTACAAAAAATATTCTGCAAAATTTTTTGAATCGGGGCAGCTTTTCAATGAAAAGTTTTTGAATATTTTTCCCGGCGGTGTTTGTCACGATATAAGGTTTTTTGAACCTTTCCCTTTTGTGATAAAGAAATCCAAAGGCCCTTATATATATTCTATTGAAGGTAACAGGTTGATAGATTTATGGATGGGACACTATGCAAATATCCTTGGTCATTGTGATAAAAATCTTTTAAAGCAAGTGATTCAGGCAGAAAAAAATGGATGGCATACAGGTATTATAAATGAATATCAGTTAAAGTTGGCAGAGTCAGTTAAATCAGCAATCCCTGAAGTTGAAAAACTAAGGTTTTGTACTTCAGGGACAGAGGCCACAATGTACGCCACAAGACTTGCAAGGGCATACACTGAGAAGAGTATCGTTGTTAAAATTAAAGGTGGCTGGCACGGTGGTAATTCTGACCTTGCATATCAGGTAAAGCCTCCATTTGAAAACAGATGTGATGAAACTGTTGCAATCCCCTTTAATAACATTGATGAGTCAAGTAAAATTTTGAATGCAATAAAACAGAAAGTTGCATGTATTATAATTGAGCCTGTGTTGGGTGCTGGCGGTGGTATTGCTGCGGATGAAAAATATCTTAAATTCTTAAGAAAATTTTGCGACGAAAATGGCAGTGTTTTGATTTTTGATGAGACTATTACAGGGTTTAGATTCAGGTACGGTAGTATTTCTGAGGTGTTTGGTGTGTCGCCCGATATGATTACAATGGGTAAAATCATTGGTGGCGGTTTTCCGATTGGGTGTTACGGTGGTAAAAAAGAGATAATGGAGTTGATATTAACCAAAAAGGTTATTACCGGTGGCGGTACATTTTCTGCAACTGTGCCTGCTATGGTTGCAGGGGTAACAACACTAAAGCAGCTAAAATATCTTAATTATGATGAACTGAATAAATCGGGTGAAAATCTTATAGGTGCGGTATCGGAAATTGTCAAAAACCTTAAAATAAATGCCCTTGTCAAGGGCTACAGGTCACTTTTTTCTATCTCATTTTTTGAAAAAGGATTTAGCCTCAACGATTTTTCAGTTGGTAATATTTTGAGTAATGAGTCTTCTCGACTTGATAATCTTTTTAAGGTAATTTTAATCAATAATGGCATATACACAATGCATGGTGGTGGCGCCTTGTCGTTTTCTCATATTGAAAGAAAACTCGAAAAGAAAATTGCCGATATATATTTGAAATCTCTAAAAGAATATAAAAAGTTTGCCTAA
- a CDS encoding MvaI/BcnI family restriction endonuclease has translation MDREKAHLLLQELKGKDLRELAKSYDVTVFKNGKKNKGWAGHVIEHYLGLPINSAQSPNFGSWELKTISLKKLKNGNLTIKETMAITMIDPFNVKNTPFEESHLLAKMKKILILSRIWEGVNEPASVVYGIHTFNIENDEIYAQIKEDYELVRKTIIDKGFDALSGKMGKFVQPRTKGAGHGSTSRAFYARVPFLKKVILLND, from the coding sequence ATGGACAGAGAAAAAGCACATTTACTACTTCAGGAACTTAAAGGTAAGGATTTAAGAGAATTAGCTAAGAGTTATGATGTAACCGTATTTAAAAATGGGAAGAAAAATAAAGGTTGGGCTGGCCATGTTATAGAGCATTACCTAGGTTTACCTATTAATTCAGCTCAATCTCCTAACTTTGGCTCATGGGAGTTAAAAACAATATCTTTAAAAAAACTTAAAAACGGAAATTTAACAATCAAAGAAACTATGGCAATTACCATGATTGATCCGTTTAATGTTAAGAATACACCATTTGAAGAAAGTCATTTACTGGCAAAAATGAAGAAAATACTGATACTATCCAGAATATGGGAGGGTGTTAATGAGCCGGCTTCTGTGGTATATGGAATACATACATTCAATATTGAAAACGATGAAATATATGCACAAATTAAAGAAGACTATGAATTGGTAAGAAAGACGATTATAGATAAAGGGTTTGATGCATTGAGTGGTAAAATGGGAAAATTTGTCCAGCCTAGAACAAAAGGTGCCGGTCATGGTTCAACTTCACGAGCTTTTTATGCTAGGGTTCCTTTTTTAAAAAAAGTAATATTGTTAAATGATTAA
- a CDS encoding DNA adenine methylase, which translates to MAKPFVKWAGGKSQLLDEIGKTIPACFKYKKFTFIEPFVGGGAVLFYMIENYPELEKIVINDINSDLISTYNVIKNDINELILVLKELEKEYHLLEDNLDAKKHFYYSKRDEFNMRGSKPTMQAALFIFLNRTCFNGLYRVNRKNEFNVPIGSYKKPMICDEENLRAVNKALQKVIILNEDFEETLKYAEEETLFYFDPPYKPLSKTSSFNSYSKEEFDDAAQIRLSNFCKKLDSLGYCWILSNSDVKGKNPNDNFFDDLYSEFHIKRVFARRNINSNPDKRGELTELLITNFSLNEMELMDGQRKSTFTTSGT; encoded by the coding sequence ATGGCAAAACCATTTGTTAAATGGGCGGGCGGGAAATCTCAGCTTTTAGATGAAATTGGTAAAACAATACCTGCCTGCTTTAAATACAAAAAATTTACTTTTATTGAGCCTTTTGTTGGTGGAGGTGCAGTTTTATTTTATATGATTGAAAATTATCCCGAATTGGAAAAAATAGTTATAAATGATATTAATTCTGATTTGATAAGTACTTACAATGTAATAAAAAATGATATAAATGAACTGATTTTAGTCTTGAAAGAATTGGAAAAAGAATATCACTTACTTGAAGACAATTTAGATGCAAAAAAACATTTTTATTATTCAAAAAGGGACGAATTTAATATGCGAGGTTCAAAACCAACTATGCAGGCAGCTTTGTTTATTTTTCTGAACCGCACATGTTTTAATGGTTTATATCGTGTAAACCGTAAAAATGAATTTAACGTTCCTATAGGTAGTTACAAAAAGCCCATGATTTGCGATGAGGAAAATTTAAGAGCAGTAAATAAAGCATTACAAAAAGTAATTATATTAAATGAAGATTTTGAAGAAACATTGAAATATGCTGAGGAGGAAACTTTATTTTATTTTGACCCTCCATACAAACCTTTAAGTAAAACCTCCAGTTTTAATTCTTATTCAAAAGAAGAGTTTGACGATGCGGCTCAAATAAGACTCTCTAATTTTTGTAAAAAATTAGATTCTTTAGGTTATTGTTGGATTTTAAGCAATTCCGATGTAAAAGGAAAAAATCCGAACGACAACTTTTTTGATGACTTATACAGTGAATTTCATATAAAAAGGGTGTTTGCAAGAAGGAATATAAACTCAAATCCGGATAAAAGAGGAGAATTGACAGAACTGTTAATAACAAATTTTTCTTTAAATGAAATGGAGCTTATGGATGGACAGAGAAAAAGCACATTTACTACTTCAGGAACTTAA
- a CDS encoding DUF72 domain-containing protein, with amino-acid sequence MGKTQYIQDTPLYVGTSGYKYDDWKGTFYPQNVSNYDMLNEYCKYFNFLELTYTFYKMPILKTTMSIAERLKGNTKVSIRINKIFMKGKYTADDLKEFKDAVAPLLKEDIGIAYLCDFSTKFSASKANFELMLKLKDDFNELPIFFELPSRTWYKERYLEDMRTHSLGLVVVDMPKTTGFAPYYPVTTNSNTYFRLYGRSNLWMIPEEKILNYSYKEEELQKVYEDIRKLSIVSNNVFVSFCNLENGRAAVNALYFADMAGKKDE; translated from the coding sequence ATGGGAAAAACACAATATATTCAGGACACGCCGCTTTATGTTGGCACAAGCGGATACAAGTATGATGACTGGAAAGGGACATTTTATCCCCAAAATGTATCAAATTATGATATGTTAAATGAGTACTGTAAATATTTTAACTTTTTAGAGCTTACCTATACTTTTTATAAGATGCCAATTTTAAAAACTACTATGAGTATTGCTGAAAGGTTGAAAGGGAATACCAAAGTATCCATCAGAATAAATAAGATATTTATGAAAGGGAAATATACGGCAGATGATTTAAAAGAGTTTAAAGATGCTGTGGCCCCGTTGTTAAAAGAAGATATAGGGATAGCGTATCTGTGTGATTTTAGTACAAAATTTTCTGCTTCAAAGGCAAATTTTGAACTGATGCTTAAGCTGAAAGATGATTTTAATGAGTTACCTATATTTTTTGAGCTGCCAAGCAGGACTTGGTATAAAGAAAGATATTTGGAAGATATGAGGACACATTCTCTGGGCTTGGTTGTTGTAGACATGCCTAAAACAACAGGATTTGCGCCATATTATCCTGTAACAACAAACAGTAATACTTATTTTAGACTTTATGGTAGAAGCAATCTTTGGATGATTCCTGAAGAGAAGATTTTAAACTACTCTTACAAAGAGGAAGAGCTTCAGAAAGTTTATGAAGATATAAGAAAGCTTAGTATCGTTTCTAATAATGTGTTTGTTTCATTTTGCAATCTTGAAAATGGCAGAGCAGCAGTCAATGCGCTGTATTTTGCCGATATGGCGGGGAAAAAAGATGAATAA